In Gymnogyps californianus isolate 813 chromosome 12, ASM1813914v2, whole genome shotgun sequence, the genomic window TTCAAGGCTTAGCCTACATAAGCTTGACAATCAGTCATTAAATTTCAACATCAGTCAAGACCTTCCACCACTTCAGGTGGAAGTCAAGACCAAGCCTCATAGGAATGGTTTCTACAAAACTACAGAAAGCGTATGCAATGCCACCAGCAGAGTGGACATTGCTAACACTATGGCAAATAGATTTAGACTTTCCCGGGATAAAAGAGTAGCAAAGTCTTTAGCAATTATTGtctgtgtgtttggtttgtgtTGGGCTCCCTATACGCTTTTGATGATCATCAGAGCAGCTTGCCATGGGCACTGTGTGCAGTATTCACTCTACGAGACTTCATTTTGGCTTCTGTGGGTGAATTCAGCCATTAACCCTGTTCTATACCCACTGTGTCACATGAGCTTTAGGAAAGCCTTTATAAAACTCCTGTGTCCACGAAAAGCCAAAATTCATCCtcatatttttatgtgaaaaaaagaaagtgtgaaGGCTGACAATTAGTACATCTTGCTTTCAGTGGGAGCATAAACTGGCTAATATTCACCTACAAGTATTAAGTGCAATGTGCACTGGGTAGTTTATGGAATACTGATAAGTAGGTACAAGCATAGATATTTATGAATGTATAGAAATACAGTCATCCACGTAGCTGGAGAAATcacagcaatgaaaaggaaggtaATTGCTCAAAGCTCTTTGGGAAATTATGCCAACAGTGTATCTTCTGGTAATGGTGCACTAGCGTTAAAGTGCTGAAAAGGGAACACAACATCCATGGCCAGTAATTAGAGTTCAGGCTCTCTCACTTTTACTAACTGTAAATATTGCTGGTAAGGAATTTCATAGAGTGTTAACCTTGGACCTGTTATATTTTATGCCCAAACCCACTCTAAAATGCCAAGGGTCTCAGCTGTTAAGTGTAGcatgctttttccccccacttaGTGGCAAGCCAGACAAGATCATGACCAATGCAAAAAACTAAATACTGGTGTCCAGGAAAAGCATGGAACAAGAGGCACAAGAACAGTCAGGTTACCAGAGAAGCTGAGCAATTGTAGCAGGTAAGGGAGCACTGATTTGAGTGGAAAAGGTGATTGAGAAATAAGAGTAGAATTTTTAATAGAACTAAGTTCAGGAACAGGATAGAAAAGGGTTTTGAGCTTTGGATAGGAGATAGGAGAATTGAGAGTTCATACACTGGAAGAGTTTCACCATGAGTTTCCTCCCCTGGCTATGACTTCCTGCCCCCTGCCAGGATCCTGCATGGGCAGGAATCTACTCAAGTCAAACCTCTACTCCTTACAGGACTGACAGGTATTACCCTTCTATCTTTTGCTGTAAGTATAGAGTAAGCATAGTAAGTCTGTAAGATCTATGACAGACAGATCTTGCTATAGACAGATCTTTAGGTAAACTTCCCTTggagtaattttaaaaacatttccaattaGACTGTTACCAGTTCTGACtagctctgaaaagaaaaaaatgttgttttccctTACCCCATCCATTGgatctatccatccatccagtggtcaaaaaaaaaagtagtactACTTGAAGTGTTCAGACATTTTCCAAGTCATGCATCATGAATAGCATGACTCAAAAAAGTCTGTTAAAATTTACAGCCTTGCTATTGACCATGAGTGTGAAAGAACGTGAACAACTACATACTGTTTCTGCCATTCTGCCTCTACCACAAGAGAAGCTCACACAGCTAGATCCTGAGTTTTGACTAGATTTGTCCCACAAGAGGTATCGATTTGAACATCACTAGTGATGCGAGTTTGTTTCCACTATCATAAGCATTTTCTACGTAGCTTAACAGATGCTTTCCTTTGCTGACAAGAGTGATAGCTATTGAACAGCTGTAGTTGTCCATTGCCACAGCCAAAATGCATGTTAGTACAGCTGATCTTGAAGTTTACAGACAGTacttagaaattatttattttgtaaagtttcAATAAAAGTAAGAACTGTGGAAGAGTCATAACTTTGTAGCCTTAACAAGTGGTACATGGGAAAAAGCACTAGCCTACGTCATTTGGGTAACTGCAGTTGAAACCCCAAAACCATTATTCAAAGACAATTCCTAGGTTACAAGGACTGACCTTGAGGATTAAACAAACATGGTTGGCAAATATTGTAAACTAGGTGGGCATATACCTACTATATGAATGTATCTACATGAACATGATCATGTTCTGCTATGGATGTTTTATAACAAAACAATCAGCTTAACAGTTCTCTTAAGAGGAACAGCATCAACAGATAGAGAGCAACATGAAGATTTTTGAATAGCATTAATTATACCACTGGGCAAGTAAAGCCATTAGATTATCTCCCcattccttctcccctccaagCCAGACTTCCACACTAGTAGATAAATGATTTAATTGTTGTCTACTCCATAGTTCTCATTTCCTAGGATCgtatttgcctttttcagaaaacaggtaGCACTAAATTATTGGACACTCCCACCAAGGTCTCATTCACTATCCAGTCAAGCCAGGACAATTTTCACAATAGTGGTCAACTCAAGGAGTAAGGAAGTTCAATCAGTTAGCTTTAGAACATTACATTCAGTTAAGgtaaaacagacatttcaaagCTTTCAGCAACTGGCATTAACCTACAAACTAGACCAGTCTTCACAGGAGTTGCCACTGGCAATTGCTCTACTGCTCAGTTTCCTACAGCTTTGTCATTTAATTGCCACTCATCTCTCTAGCACAGACCTAGAATCCAGTAGGATTCTCCACCACTCTCTCAAGATATGTCATAAAAAGTATTCTGAAATGTGAACACACATCGTCTCAGCATCATTTggaaaaatactggttttgaatGATAAACTTCTACATTAGAAAGGCTAGCAGCCTCCCAGCTTGTCCAGGTTAACTATGCCTTGATTTTTCTGTCCCTACAAAACAGaagttcttttgcttttatcagAAGGTTCAACATTAGCATTAGGTTCAACAGTGGGCTCTGAAGAGACATGAAACAACAGGTGTTAATAGCAACTTTATTGTTTCACTGGTGCAAAATCATGATACTGAATAAAACTTGTGTAATGCATTTTCCCCTAAATTTACAGTAATGAAGGttatacatatatctatatagaTTGcaatttctctatttttatacTATTTGGAACAAAATTATCTTGATAAATATGCCCTGTGCACAGTACTGGCCCTCACCGAATGTCACAGAGCCTTAATATGCAAAATATAACTTCTGTTTTTGAACATGGTACTTTGAAACTCTCCAAACATGCATTAATATATTCTAGtttttagggaaaaatattACACTTAGTCTTAActtgcattaaaagaaaagcacaagcagAATCTGACATACAATAATCCCAAAAATCTGATGCTCTGTAAGGATCAGACACAGTTTCAGATGACAGTCACTGCCAGTTTAGAACTCTAGTGCTACAGAAGCAACAGTGAacagacagaagagaaatcagaaCCAGAAGAGCCCTACCATGTCACATGGATTTCAAAGAAAGTTTCAGCCATGCTAACTGATGAAACCTCTACTTGCTGGTCCAACCTTTCAAATTTGTTAGAGTACTCAACACAAGTGTTTGAAGTGCCAGACTGAACACATGACTGTTAACTTGACATTTCTGAAAGGCACAACCTATGAatctatcttaaaaaaacatacggtatgtaaatgaaaagaaataagtaCAGTGTTTATCTTCCTAAAGAACAAGACCTTCATAAATTGGCCCCTCAGACTCTGGTGATTCCCTCCTCAGACGCAAGTGCTCCAGTGTGTTGTGAAAGTGTTTGTTAAtttgctctgtttcttcagtggACTCAAGGTTTGGGAGATCTTCTCTTATCTTCTGTATAAGCTGATTCAAAACCTGAATTGTCACCTACAGGAAAACGTAAACAGAACAGAAGTCATCAACAAGACCTGTGTATAAGTGCATAGACATTAGTTTTAACACACTTGTCTCTAAACTATTGATATTTGGACAGTTCTTAGAAATATTGCTAAGACTGTACGTAGACAAACTGTTGGAGACTGCCTTCTCTTGCTCCTCATAGGACCATTCTGATTTCAGAGTTTTGTGAGAATTCCCCCCATCCCAGCAAATGTGAAGAACTTCGTAAGTCATTAACCTGATAGCTTTGTAACTTTTACCACAGCATTTCTCCCAGTTTATtcaatacaaatttaaaaagctttaaacaaataaagcaCATAACCAGATTGTCTATGCATTCTAACATAATCTGTTTCTTGTAGAAGTCAGTCAGGATGGTAATATCAGATTTAAATTTATTCTTAGTGACCAAGTCATTACGTAGGAAAGTATGGCTGCCTATGGTGTTAAGTCCAGCACTACACAGAACACCACAGCACAAAATGCACTGCAGACCACCACTGTATCCAGAGACTATTTTTACATCTGCCAAGTGCTTTGaaattcaaagttttattttcatctccaTCAGATACAGCATCTCCTATACTAAAGCACTGCTACAGCAGGAAGCCAGTTCAGTTGTTGGAAAGTCAGCAAATCCCTAAAATCTCTTTAGATAATCTCTCAGAACAACAGGGTATTCATTAACATCTGCTCTTGATCAAATGATGATATCGGATGGGATGTTGATCTCTACTTGACCAAGCAGCTTTTTCAAACTGGGTAAGTTTCCTAGTTATCTGCTAACAGAAAGTGTATGAGGTAACTATCTCGGATTTCAGATGCAGAATTTAAGCTGGTACATGAGATGTCATATCTATTTCTTGAAATTAAAGCTTACACGAACCGTTTGTGGCACACTTAGTGACCTTGAACAGCtgtaagaattttctttcccttatgTACATATTAAGTTAGGTACCTCTAAAGTTAAATGAGAAACTAGTAAGATTCTAAGTCCTACTAAGTTTTGatctaataaatatttcaggtaCCCAAGTCTCACAATATTTAAGTTCATAACTAAACTGCAAACGTTTGGTGTTTTACCCCATGTAAGAAGAATGAAGTTTTATCCACAATTTTACTAGCATCTCAACAATTGACTATTCTGTTGTTATTACCAGAACTTGTGCCTCTTGTGAGAGACTACAGAGTAAGTTGAAGAGACATGATTTGGGGTATAAGTGTGAATGAAGAGCTTAAAgaaatgctctttaaaaaagatgCAATAGAGAGAATGCATTTCCACTCACCgcctcattttccttttcataaaaatagATGTATCTATTCAGAATTTCTATGAAAAGTTGGACTTGAAGAGAAGGGTCCATGCACTGATTTGCTATCTTCAGAGCCTTCTTTAGGCATTCCATCACTCTTTTTCCTCCATGAagctagaaggaaaaaaaccaaaagttacaagaaataaaagaaccTTAGGGAGCTCCGGTATCTCTTCCCTTGGCACATATATGGCATTTCCTGGTGGTCtaccacagaaatacagaactaCACAAACTGTGCAGAACAAGCTGTTATTGAAAGCTTACTTTGCCTGACTGCCACCAATTTTAAGTTTTGTTAAATTAGGCAATAACATGAACAGTTGTTGAAAGCCTTCAACTATGAGATCAATGAACTCAATTTTGTAATATGTACACTAATGCGTACTTtgagaaatacatttcaaaCACTGCTCTTTGTAATTACAACGGCTTATGTGACAAGCCCTGAAGaacacacaatttttttttacctttaattTCAACAACTTGTATCTTTAATTTGGAAGTTTAGTAGTTCACGTGCAAACACAGCTACTATaataaacacatacaaaatGCAGTCTGTACTTTGACAGCCAGTCTTAAACTAGTTGACACTCAAAAGCTTGCGTGGTACTTCCACCcttaaatttgaattttctccatttttgtatttatgcaGCTTACACTGCAGTGAGATTTAGAAGCTTCATATATTAGAATACATTCCAACCAAATGTACATCACTAAGTGATATATCTACTTTAGAAATAAGCGCCttcagaagaaaggcagagctATGTTGCTGAGGTAGGATGCGTTACGCTGCTGTTGCTTTATTCTTACCTCCTCTCCATTCTTGTCAGTATTTCGGCCAGACCAAAACAGATGGGCACAAGTGCTCACGGCCCGGCATTGGTCTGGCTTCTTAAGGAGCTTCGAGGCTGCCAGCGCACACTGAGTCCTCAAAGGCTCATGGTTCTCCTCACTGAAGCACTTCATCCTCTCAAATGTCCCAATTATCAAGGTGATTGCAGCCAGCTGTGCTTTTGAATCACTGATTTCATCTTCATAGAGAGAGAAGGCCTAGGCAGGGAGAAAGCAAGACTCTTAACCACTGCTTTAgaacacatcagaaaaaaaccaagtcaCACCTGCTAGCGACATGGCAGACAAGTGTCCAGTTTTACATTTGTTAAAAActtcaggcaggaaaaaagatctttcaTTGAGAGCGTCAAAATCAAGTTAAATCCACAGACTGGAAGTGTCTTGCAAGAAATACTTCTTACTTAAGTGGTCATAGTAAACAAATGTAATCCTACATATAATCTGAAGGTTGAGTTTTTACTCATTTCAAGCATCTGTTCAAATACAGAACTTCAGTAACAGAAATAGTCCCTGAAGAGGATTTGGTTCTTTAACACACAAAACAGTAGAGCAGAAATTAAGTGGTAGGTCAGTGACTGCAGAGTAGGTAAGAAAAGCGTTTGCACTGCTGCTACATGGATGAAGAGCCTTGAGAGAACGCACAAGACAAACTCTTGAACCATATCTCTAAATAGAAGGTACACAATTGTCATGCTGCTCTCATCTTCAGAATTATGCTGCAATAGCAACTGATTCAAGACCGTGAGGCAAGGCTGAGGTTATCAGTGACTCAGTTTAAGAATGTGCATTAGTAGCAATATTAGAGGAAAGGTTAGGACAAAGCTTGCAACATGGATAACATGAAATACATTGGTTCTTTATCTGATGGGGAGGATGGGAGGGTTTTCGCAACAAGTAAGGCTTAAGACCAAGTAACAGGTTTAAGTGGATTTTCAGAGTAGTTTATAATAGGTTTCAATACAAAGATTTGCATTAGCAAAGCCCAGCATAGCAGTTGTGAACACTGCAAATTTTTGAGAACTTCCAGAGTGCTTGTGGTCATGGCAATACCAGCTAGATAACAGGAGCTGGGAGACAGTCTTAGAAGCAGTGAAGGAGCATTTTATGTTGAGAAAGCTACACTCCTCCAGTGAGCCAAATATGCAAGTAAGAGGCAGCACTGCAACATACCACATGTTGTCAGACTCAGTATTCTAATTAGGAGCAATGGAGCTTAATTCCACAGCAGCCTGGGAAACAAGAATGAAGATGAGGAGTTTCTACCTAGTAGCAGTAGCTGTCAATCGTTTCAGATGTTTTAATCACACTGGATAGTTCAGTGTTCAGGAAACCAACCCAAGCCAAATTTAAGGTAGCACAGGACAGTGACTGTAATAGTTGGACACTCACCTGGGACATGAATTCATAGGCCACAGTTTCATGATTCTCAAAGCCAATCTCTCCTGCAGCCAGTGCTCCTTGTAGGAAGAGACGgagaggcagctctgccagtTCTGCTTTGATCAGAGCACTGATGGTCTGATGAGCAAATGAGAAGATCTTCTGGCACTTCTTTTCCCATTTGTCATCCTAGAGAAGTGAAACAAGTCAAAGCTTGAACAAGACTACTGCTATAAGGAAAAGAGAATCTAAATTGTAATAAGATCTGTTAAGTGCTCCAGTCTGTTGTCTTCTGCATGCCACTCCAGCCATTTACTTACTGAAGTAGTAGTGCCCTAGCAGTACTGTGTTGATCTCAGTGGGTCTTCAAAGTATTTCTTCCATTTACAAAGagttcacacttttttcctaccAGCTCATAGAAACCTTCCTCAGAAGCCTACACTGAATTGCAGTTACCACAGCTATGCTTAGAATGTAACTGAGCAAAAGCCTCATTAGCTAAGTGGAGAAAAAGTCTATTCAGTCTGGAGCAATCAGAAGtggaagagaattttaaaacattcattttgagGAGTGTTTtaacaaacagcattttaactTACTTCCCCATGGTATATCCCCCACAATAAgggaaaatacatatttaagcTAACTATCTCAATCAGAAAGCATTAAAGGGCCAAAATGAATCAGTGATTGTTTTATCGTGCACTTTTGCAACTACCGTATAAGTTAACCTACAAAGAAGCGCTTGCTTTTAGAAACATTAGAATAGTATAGCTACAGATTTAGAAGTTGATGAATTTCAATATCCAGATTTAAATCAGTTTCATGCCATCAGTTGCAGTGTCCTAGTTCTCTGGTCTCCACATAAAAACACATAATCAGTCATCTTCATGAATAAACACAACTAGCCAATTTCTGCTTCACCATTCGTCAAGTGCTGAGGTAATTTAATATGAATTGATAAAAATCATCCTTAAATTAGAAAGCATTCACACCTCAAGTAAAAAATCTGCCTcgagcaaaaaaaaaaccaaaccccactAGCGTTCTGTATCAAGTCTTAGCATACTGCCACcagacaaaatgcatttttaagaaagccaaaaagaagCAAGTATACAGGAGTTACCTAGAGGGCAACTTACCACTTTGGAGTTCTCTTTGTAGCGAAAAGCAAGCTGGTATGCAGCAAAAACCAGTGGTGGCAGTGTAAAACGAATACGTTGGTTCCCACCTGCACCGAAGTGTTTCCGGGCAGTGTTTAGGATCTGAAACAGAAGCACTGTAAGCTTAGAGAATTCTTGAAAGAGGTGTGTTATTTGCATCTATAACTTAATCTGCACTCTATGGAACAAAAGCATCAGAAGGACATGGTGTTAGCATCAGATAAACTACAGTATTTTGGGGGGACTACACACAAGTTGCTTTACTTGAATTAAATTTATGCAGTCCCTGTAGCTTTTTATGAGGCATCTGCCCAAACTTTTCCTACAGCTGCTTAATAAGTGTTAGGCAACGCTTGTACTATATTAACTGCAGATATATTTTGGATTGTGCAGCGAGATGGAAGTTGCCTGAGCTCGCATTTAATAATGACATTGGATACATTCTGTCCTCAACTCAATGGAAGCTACAAAAAGGACTATTCTTTCTTACAGTAGCCTgtaagaaagtaaaagaaagaaaccaagtTTCATGAAACTAAACACATAAGTCAATAAGGCTTCTCATACTCAGAGAAAGACTACAGTGCCACATTCTGGTAGCCACACCTGCAACTTTTGccatttttccctgttttcagttcttcattATGCTCATTAATGACAGCTTCTTTTATTGCCTTTCTCAGTTTTGAGCACAAACTGCACACACAACGTGTGCATGTGATGCACACATCGTCCTTGTTCTAAACCTGTGGAGAGGGACAAAGGAGCTCTACTTGTTTGTACTGTtcacctctccccttccccttgtTTTGGGATTATTTCTATCTATTGATATAGTTAGTCATGTATTCTCATAACGAGAATTCTCAGCAACAGCAAGAACTCCAGGTATCGGAAGAGAAATTAATCGGTTCCAAGCAAGCTAAACATTACATTAGTTGTTTGTAATAACCTGACTGCCTTTCAAAGGGGACAAAACTCAGACATGCCATATTTTACACTAAAACTTCTGAAAccaaatttcagaaaattactACTAGAGATCAGAGTTAAAAagcggggttttttttttgtttaagtgtCAGAACAAAAATGTCTAGTTACTACAGCCAGGTATTACCTTGCGTTCTGGTCATAGCAGTCCCATTACCACTTTGAAACAAGCAAGTGAACCTCAGTGTCCAACCCTACATACATTTTTAGATTACATCTAGAATTCATGTAAATAACATGAATAAATAGAAATCTGTCATCACCCATTATATAGTGTATTAGCCACTTTGCTTGTAATGCATCAAGGTGTttgaatttgcatttcagatctCTTCCATACAGAATGCATAATTTAAAGTGAGATGCTGTGAAAATCCCATGGCCTTGGATTTTTTCCTATCGTTCCTGTAACGTAGGAAAATTTGATACAAGCATTCGTGATACTCATCAAGAAGCTATTAAGCATTTTTACTAAAAGGTGTAAAGTAGCTTACAGAATTCTATCCAAAAGGTAATTTGACAAGTCCTATGATGGCATTTAAAGGTGGTCAATCTGATTAAAGCTAAGCATTGCTAGATGAGAAAGAAGACAGCCTGATGTTCAGAAGCTTTGCAAAAACAGCTTCAATATCTCTAGCTATGCAAAGTCTTTTGGGGTAAAAATACATCAACTCCCTTAGTGCCAGCATCCCTCTGAGGGAAGCTTTGTTCTCTACTAGCAAAATACCCCATGTAGTTATCTTGGCTTTTCCTATATGAATATGATACTTGCTAGCTGTAATCAACCCATATAGTTCTTGAAATGAATGAGGACCTTGTTGACCTTCCTGCCTTACTGCAgcaatattcagaaataatgCAGTCAACGAAGAGCAGGTCCTGAAACACAACTGTCTCCAATCCTTGTACAGGCCTTAAAGCTATGCTTCTCCCCATTACAGAAGTTGCGGCAAAGCTCTACATTTCAAGCAAGAAATTtttatacaatattttaaacCCAAGCTAAATGAATGCCAGCAATGTTATGCATAGCTTCTACTGGATTATGTTGGTCTATTCTCACTGTTTATACAGTATGATATTGCTGCAACTTTAAAACAGAGTCAGCCAATTGTATTTCAGGCACACCGTAACTTCACAGTAGTCCGTACTCAGGCCTGAGCTCTGACTAGAGCTAACTAGCTGCCGCAACCTGTAACAGCATCCAACTGCAGCACATCATCTGCCAGCTTCTCCAATGGATTTTGCATAGACAGAATatccctgtccctctgccccaACACACACTTCTCAAAACAGGGAGATCATTTAAACTTGAAATAAACTAAAGCCACAAATAGCAGATTAACAGAGAGCTACATAAAGCTTTGATGGATCAATTCAACCTATTAGGAGTAACATAACGCGTAAGTTTCAAGGCCATATCAAATCTGCTATTAAGGATGGACcttaagagaggaaaaacatttgtaaCCACTAAGCAGCAGTATACTACATGCTATATGAAGACCATATACTTACACTAATTAAAACCCCTGAGGCCAAACATATTAGCTGTATTTTCTGagctttttgtgtgtattttgaTACTAAGAGAATGCAAATGGCATAGTGCTCCAAATTTCACTTGCTGCTTTTTAGATAGATGGTTATATGAAGCTGTCAGAATGTTAATTAAGAGTTACCACAAACTAATATAGTTGCATCCAAACTGCCACCTCATGGGATGACAAGTTTAAATCCACAAATGCTTGCAAGTCCTTGCCTACTTTTCCCAAATAAACAACATTTCATACTACCATTAAAAGTGTCATACATAATGTTTTCTACTGAGTTTGCAGTGCCAGAGCAGTGATGCCCCAGCTCCCAGCTACACTAAGTTCTTATATagtaaataatgcaaaaagtgACAGTTCAGAGAGCACAAGCAGTCAGAAGCACTGATCGCCATACCAGATACTGTTGGTCAGGGTCATCTGAACGCAAAAGATGAATAAATCTTCCCACAAGACTCTGCTCATCAGCAAAGTCCTCAGGGTCAGGATCTTCAGCAGGCTGATCCGGTTGATCCTGGATCAGCGTGGATACCAAATTCATGATAGCATCAACCTGTTAAAGGCAATATAAGCTCTGTTTAAACCGGAGTAGTCTATAAGCATAAGTCGACAGCAACTGGGAACATCTTTACAGCCATTCGTAGTGCTGACAAAGCACTAGGAAAGCCTATTAGCTGGTGATGCTTTAGGACATATTTGCTGTACTCTCTGAAGAAGGGTCCCTCTTAGCACAAGTGGGACAGCACAGCAGTACAGAGGAAATTCAGATTCCAAAAGTACTATCCAGCCTTCTTTAGGTAGCAGGCCTACTTTTAAGGGGATTCAGGGTCTTTGTTCAACCCTAACAGAAGTAGTCTCTAGGATGAGGTTAGGTAAGATGTGCAAAGACAAGATATTTAAGAACATGGGTGGAAGAATTATCAAGTGGGATAAAGCCTGTGCTACTAAGATGGGGAGGCGGGGGCATGCAGGGGCATGAAGGCTGGGAAACAAAGTATGCCCTGCATGAAGTCACTTAGTATGTGTTTCCAAGTCTTCAAACAGTAGTTTAAATACCTAGAATTTCAAGTTAACTTATGTCATACCTGTTCTTGGGACACAATTTCTGTGTTATAATCCAATACATTGCTAAGCACGTAACAACTCATGCTCTTCCTGGACTCGTAATCAAAGTATTCAAAGAGTGGGTGAAAATGTTTTAGTTTCAGAACTGTCAGGATATTGTTGTAAGTATCAATAGGGATTTTCAAAAGTCTAGTCAGCTCCTTTGAAACAGCACTGCTTGttgcaatactaaaagaaaatatatgcaaaacaCACAATTAATCAATAGTTCACACATGTAGACAGATTTAAAGTCTGCCTCAATACCAATTCTGATGTATACCACAACATCTAAGCAATTTGCTGCtagggagaaaggaaataaagtatCAAAACAAGTCATATCTTGCTCTTTAGGATGTACAGTGGAAACTGCACATTTTAAGTTGCTGATAGCAGAAGCAGAGACTGTGGCTGCAAATTCAGCAAGATGAGAACTCTAGAGTGCTGTAGGGGATGAACAGATAATGACTACGCATAGCTTGGCAT contains:
- the VPS35 gene encoding vacuolar protein sorting-associated protein 35, with amino-acid sequence MPTTQQSPQDEQEKLLDEAIQAVKVQSFQMKRCLDKNKLMDALKHASNMLGELRTSMLSPKSYYELYMAISDELHYLEVYLTDEFAKGRKVADLYELVQYAGNIIPRLYLLITVGVVYVKSFPQSRKDILKDLVEMCRGVQHPLRGLFLRNYLLQCTRNILPDEGEQADEETTGDISDSMDFVLLNFAEMNKLWVRMQHQGHSRDREKRERERQELRILVGTNLVRLSQLEGVNVERYKQIVLPGILEQVVNCRDALAQEYLMECIIQVFPDEFHLQTLNPFLRACAELHQNVNVKNIIIALIDRLALFAHREDGPGIPADIKLFDIFSQQVATVIQSRQDMPSEDVVSLQVSLINLAMKCYPDRVDYVDKVLETTVEIFNKLNLEHIATSSAVSKELTRLLKIPIDTYNNILTVLKLKHFHPLFEYFDYESRKSMSCYVLSNVLDYNTEIVSQEQVDAIMNLVSTLIQDQPDQPAEDPDPEDFADEQSLVGRFIHLLRSDDPDQQYLILNTARKHFGAGGNQRIRFTLPPLVFAAYQLAFRYKENSKVDDKWEKKCQKIFSFAHQTISALIKAELAELPLRLFLQGALAAGEIGFENHETVAYEFMSQAFSLYEDEISDSKAQLAAITLIIGTFERMKCFSEENHEPLRTQCALAASKLLKKPDQCRAVSTCAHLFWSGRNTDKNGEELHGGKRVMECLKKALKIANQCMDPSLQVQLFIEILNRYIYFYEKENEAVTIQVLNQLIQKIREDLPNLESTEETEQINKHFHNTLEHLRLRRESPESEGPIYEGLVL